TacctttttcaatttttcatgtttcttttcttcttcatcacTATCTGAACTGCTCTTTCTatgcttcttctttttcttctttttctttttctcctcttttagtTTTTCCTGATGCATCTGACAGGAAGGATTGAATTGAgtattaatataaaaacaaagctctAGTGTACAATTTAAAGTCCTCCCTCCAGAGCTAAAAAATTCAGATGATTACAGACATACCTCCATTAGAGTTTGAGGTTTTTTCACAGACTCCTCTCCAGTTATATCATTTATAACACATTCCTCTGAATTCTGTgggaaaatatatgtaatttgaCTTGAGTATCATAGTTACTAATCAACTAAGAAAAAGCTAGAGAGATATGTTTCACACAGATATTTACTTTTAGCTTTGTTTTATACTCATAAGAACTAGAGGACAATTACTTACATCAATCTCCTTCCCAGAATCTCCAGTACAATAGGAATACTTGAAAAAAGAGTGACAACATTTGTATCCCCATCGGCCTTCCTTCCAGTAAGATCCCCAGATATGCtgcataaagaaaaaattgttacttaaaaaaaaaaaccccaaaaacccAAACTAGGGACTCAAATTCTGTTGGTATGGGTAGCACAGGGATTCCAGAGCTAGTTGACAGAGAAAGGATGGCCAGATCTCAAGTAGGAGAAGCAGGCATTAAATTATAATGGTCTTACATTCTATTCCTAAAAAcctataaaaaaattgaaaatatctgACTTgtcttgaaaaattaattttctgacaAACTCTAGGCCCACATTCCCATTTGGCAAGAACTGGCTGTTGCTTTTTAGTGACAGTGAATGCCCCTTTTAGACAGGGTTTGTGTTCTTTAGTTGGTACAATCTGCCTGGCTCACTTCACTCATGTATGATTAGTGGCCTGGCTCCTGAAGGTAGTTAGGTTTTTTACCTCTAACTTAGAGAGACAACTGCAGTGTGGGTACTGCATGAATACAGCCAGTGACATTAGATGCTTTATGATGCGATGGAATATGAAATACACTGCATCACCTATGAAGTGTTCTTGTCAAAATACTTCACTTATAGCTAATCAAAATTTTAGACCTGACTCCAGAATAACAGAAATGTAAGGCATAGGAATAAGTTATATGATATTACTAGGAACCAGTCAAATACAGAATATCAGACAGTTTATAAGATAGTTCGTTTGAGCTGTTAAGAGTCACTGTCATGAAAAAGGGGAGAGATACTCTAGGAAAATGAGACAACAACTGAGTAAGAATCAAAAACTCTGATTGGATTCTGACTttgaacaaaaaacaaacacatatataaaGGCCTTTTGGGGTATACTTTGGAAAATGTGACTAAGGACTAGAGATTATATGATATTAAGGAGGGACAATTTTCTAAAGTGAGATAATGGTAATGATGTTACACAGGAGAATATCCTTAATTTTAGGAGATACATGGTATAGTGTCCATGGGTAAAACGTCACAACATCTGTAATTTTCAAAACTTAGAACGTATGAATAAAAAGTATGTATTAGTacgtgtatgtgcacacacatttagACAGGGGTATGTGGCAACatgtaaacattttttgaaactagGTGGTGAGCATATGGAAGAATGCAatagtattttttcatatttttcctacttttggaaaaatttcatgaaacaaaatcaaaatgttaaaaagaaagcacAATTCACTAatgaattgaaataaaaaacagagcaaaatgcTAACAAGGACACAAACTGTTCTAGTTTAACACATACTGTGTGGTTGTGGATCTTCACATCCTCCTCATACTTGGAGCAGGCAACAGCCCGCTCCTGCCCTTTGATGACTGTCCCATGTCTTGAGTATTCCACATAGTCTTCAGTCTGAGCTAACAGCAATTCAGCTGGAGGGGCATCCAAGTGTTCCTGGCCACCGTACTAAAAGGATATTgaacattattaaatatattttacagcAAAGATTTACagcaaaaataaaggaatattctTTATGGGCTTTGCTATACAAAGCAAGTGGAAAAAAAAGTCATCCAATTTTCACAGGCAAATATAAGATGCCTCAATTACTAATCATCTATTGTGTGTGAGAGATTACAAAATGGCCATAAATTTCTCTTATTCTTGTATGCATACTCATTTGCCACATGACTTTGCTGCTCCCCCCTCAAAAGATGGTCtgtttctccaccccttgaatctgggccTGGTCAAGTTACTTGCTCCTAAAGGAAACTGGCAAATGTGATACAAGCAAAGGCCCAGGAACTGGGAAGCACTTGTGCACTGGGGCATACACTCTATTACTAGTGTCTGGTATCCTGAGAATGCCATGTAAGGAAGCTGGACTACCCTGTCAGAGATGAGGGCACAGGTGGGGCAGAGATGAGCTGTCTCTTAGGACAATTAACCTGCTAACTGTTAGAAACCAGAGTGAGGCTGTCTTAGATCATCCAGCCTCAGATGGGCAGGCCCAGACCAGGAGACCCAGTTGACATACAGAATTGTGAGAAAccacaaatgtttattttaaactactaagttTTGAGATGGTTTGTTTTGCTGCAAATGCTCACTGATAACAGCTATACTGATACAGCATACCAACTGATTAAGTCAATGGAAGGAAAGGACTACCCTTGATTAATTAAAAGGGATTCTGCGTATTGTATTCCAAATGTATTCAAACGTTTACTAACTGGTAATTTCtctttaagaaacattttttagcATTTTGGTCAAAATTACCTTTTCCAGGATGCtttctttctgctgttctttGAAGTCTTCTTTTTTGACTTTGAAAGACTTATACAACAGCTCTAGTTTTGTAGGATCAGCCTGCAGATGCACTTCAGATCCCTTGTCATAGGCTTCCCAAGCAAACACTGGAGTAATTTTAAACATCTTAATGAGTTGCCAGCTACATTTATTGCATGCTTCTTGAAAACAAGCTTTAAAAATATGCCAAATTTCTTATGAGCTGTtataaaaaaatttgtattttatataaaagagCAAACACTTACACTGTGTCTGAGCCATTGAAATGGTATCTCCTGTGTATCTAACAAAGTTATCTCCCGCATAGCTCACtctgtaaataaaaaatttaaaaaacaaattgttGCTGAGACccatttctttaaagaaagttAATTCTTTTCTCACCCAACCATAGATGATGTTCATTCTAATTCAGAttcaatttttcaattaaaaactcCCCTCCACCCCAACTTAAATGTGTACATTTAACCTGATACTTACTCATCTGGATTCTTTCCTGCATTGGCATAGGGATTTTCCCTCATTGCTCTCGTCTTGGGGTCATAGTAAGCAGAATTTGGATCTAAATTCCGCAAATactagaagagaaaaatgttttaagactGTATTAATGTTTCCTTCTATCAACAAAGATCTCAGCAGACTAGTAGGAGGAGTTAACCATGATTAACTAGATGCGTATATGTATTTCTGGggtaaagatgaagaaaaacacCAGAGTGATACATAATGGAATGAATGATTCTTACCTACATACTGCTCAGATACCAGAAGAGCAGATAAAATTTAGGctggggagaaaaatattttttgaatgtgtATATTATATTGGTAAGGCATACTTTTGCAATATCTTCTCGAATCCTGAGATTCCGGACAGTAATTCGTCTCTTAGAGTCAAAGTTCTGTCCAGGCATGTCAATATCATCTGCATATTTATCTTCATCCTCATCTTCGCTATTATGATCTTTTTCCTGAAAGACGGAAGGGggagatggaaaagaaaattataaaagaggAGCATCTagttcttgctttcttttcaaTCAAACTTTTATTGTGTTCTTtaaagctattattattaatattagctatcaaaaataaaaaattttaatgtataccTAGATAGGGCAAATATTTATTACC
This genomic interval from Manis javanica isolate MJ-LG chromosome 1, MJ_LKY, whole genome shotgun sequence contains the following:
- the SLU7 gene encoding pre-mRNA-splicing factor SLU7; its protein translation is MSAAAVEAGNAVPLSGSKEMSLEEPKKMTREDWRKKKELEEQRKLGNAPAEVDEEGKDINPHIPQYISSVPWYIDPSKRPTLKHQRPQPEKQKQYSSSGEWYKRGVKENSVTTKYRKGACENCGAMTHKKKDCFERPRRVGAKFTGTNIAADEHFQPQLMFDYDGKRDRWNGYNPEEHMKIVEEYAKVDLAKRTLKAQKLQEELASGKLVEQANSPKHQWGEEEPNSQTEKDHNSEDEDEDKYADDIDMPGQNFDSKRRITVRNLRIREDIAKYLRNLDPNSAYYDPKTRAMRENPYANAGKNPDEVSYAGDNFVRYTGDTISMAQTQLFAWEAYDKGSEVHLQADPTKLELLYKSFKVKKEDFKEQQKESILEKYGGQEHLDAPPAELLLAQTEDYVEYSRHGTVIKGQERAVACSKYEEDVKIHNHTHIWGSYWKEGRWGYKCCHSFFKYSYCTGDSGKEIDNSEECVINDITGEESVKKPQTLMEMHQEKLKEEKKKKKKKKKHRKSSSDSDEEEKKHEKLKKALNAEEARLLHVKEIMQIDERKRPYNSMYETREPTEEEMEAYRMKRQRPDDPMASFLGQ